The region AAACGACATTAATTAAGAGTTTATTAGAACAAATTCCATACGACGGGATGATTAAACGTGATAATCGAGTAAAGGTGGCTTATGTGTCTCAATTTCCGAAGTATCAGTCTGGATTTTTGCGTGATATTTTGCAAATTGAACAACTTGAAGAAGCACGATTTAGAAGTATTTTAGGAGCACTTAGTTGTCATCGTGACATTTTTTTGCGTGATTTATCAAGCTTTAGCTTAGGAGAATTAAAAAAGGTTGAGATGGCTAGAAGTCTTTATAATCCGAGTCAGGTTCTTATTTGGGACGAACCGCTGAATGGACTTGATATATTAAGCCGAAAAGCGATTGAAGAGGCGATTTTACAATCTGAACCAACCATGATTTTTATTGAACATGATGAAACATTTATCGAAAAAATCGCCACCAAACGCTTAGTACTTTCCTAAAAAAGTCATCCAGGGACACTGGATGACTTTTTTTGGGGTTCCGGTTACCTATTTGCAATCAAAAGAAAATTATGATACTTTTTAAAGGTATTTTAATAAGTTTTTTTATAGACTTTATAAAATAGTTTTATAAAGTGAAAGGAAGGAACTTTCTTGAATCAAGTCAATACAACGATGACAGTGAAACGAATCAATACAGAGCTTGTAAGAGCAACGCTTAAAAGACTGAAATCGGCGACAAAACCTGAAGTTGCTAAAGCAACGGGGCTTAGTGTTATGACCTGTGGAACCATTTTAAATGAGTTACTTGCAACGGGTGAAGTGTTAGAGCAACAAGTGGATCCTTCGAGTGGAGGACGTCCAGCTATTCGTTATGAGTATCAGGCCAATTATGCTCAAATCGTCTGTTTATATGCGAGAACGGAAGGGAATGAGCATTTTATCAGTTATCAAGTTTGTAATTTATTAGGTGAGTGTTTAGAAGAAAACACGATTTATTATGACGAGATTACGTATGACGTATATGAACAACAATTAGAGCGCCTAAAAGATGTTTATCCAGCGATTAAAGTAGCAGGAATTGGGGTCCAGGGTGTCGTGCATGAAGGGGTGATTGGCGTTTGTGATATCAAGAGGCTTGAAAAGGTGGACATTGTTTCGAAGTTAGAAGACAAATTAAAGATTGACATTGTCGCTCAAAATGATATGAATTTAATCACGTATGGTTACTATCAAAAACAAGAGGATGAATCCCCCAAAAACATAGCCTATGTTTATTTTCCTGATGGTAACTACATGGGAGCCGGTCTGATTGTGAATGGACAAGTGGTGAAAGGTGAAACTAACTTTTCAGGAGAGTTATCGTTCTTACCGTTGGGGATCCTAAGAAGTGAACAACTAGAGCAGTTCAAACAACCAGACACCATGGTTAAATTAGCCGCGAAAAGTATCGCGTCACTTATTGCGATTATTAATCCAGCAGTAATCGTTTTAGCAGGACGCTGTGTAAAAGAAGAAGATTTAAAACGGATTGAATCAGAGGTTAAGACAATGATTCCAGGTGTTCATATGCCAACACTTAAGTATCGTCATGATATTCATGCCGATTATATGAATGGATTAAAAACGTTGACGCTAGAACAACTATCGTACCCATTTAAATTTGAGAAGAAGACATTTTAGGAGGAAAAATGATGACTGAAAAAGAAAGAATGTTAAGTGGAAAACCTTATTTAGCGTTTGAAGACACGTTACTCGAAGAACGCCAACGCGCGAAAGGACTTGTTTATGAAATTAATACGTTGCATCCGTTTAAACTCGATGAACGACGTACGCTGTTAAAAGAATTGCTCGGAAAGACAGGTGAAAATTTCTTTGTTGAGCCACCATTTCGTTGTGATTATGGTTATAACATTGAAATTGGAGAAAATTTTTACTCAAACTATAACTGTACGATACTAGATTGTGCCAAAGTGACAATAGGAAATAACGTATTATTTGCACCTAATGTGAGTTTATTTACAGCTGGACATCCGATCGATGCGACATTGCGTGCACAGGAGTATGAATATGCGTTTCCCATTACGATTGGAAATGATGTATGGATTGGAGGAAATACGGTCATTAACCCAGGAGTGACGATTGGAAGCAACGTGGTTATCGGATCAGGATCAGTCATCACGAAAGATATTCCATCCAATTGTATTGCTGCTGGAAATCCATGCCGTGTGATTCGTGACATAACAGAGGAGGATAAGCAATATTATTATAAGAAACTAAAATTTGATCGCTAGGAGGAGAAAGATAATGGAGGGGATTATCAAGCAATTGATTGAGGAATATCGTAAACTTGAAGAAGTTGAGGCCATTACGATTGCAGGTTCACGTGCCGCTAATCGATCAGATGAGCAGTCTGATATCGATATCGATTTGTTTATTACTGCACCCATTTCAGTTGAAAAACGCCGAAACATTGCAACGAAGTTTTCATCTAACATGGAAATTGATAATCGATTTTTCGGAACGGGGGACGAGTTCTTTTTGAAGGATTATCCTATTGAAATCGATGTTTGTTTATTTGATTGGCAAGATATCGTGTCAGGATTAAAACGCGTCATGGAAGATTATCAGGCAAGTACCGGTTATACGACCTGTTTTGTTCATAACGTGGTAAATGCCCAGATTGTCTTTGATCGTCATGGGGAGTTTTCTAAAACACAAGAAAAATATAAAACATCCTATCCTAAAACCTTAAAACAAAATATCATTAGGATGAATTATCCGATTTTAAGACAGTGTTTTTCCTCATATGAGGCGCAAATTAAAAAGGCCATAACGCGAGGGGATTTAAATAGTGTTAATCATCGAGTCACTGCTTTTTTAGCGAGCTATTATGATATTTTATTTGCAGTGAATGAGATGTTTCATCCGGGGGAGAAACGATTACTTCATATTTTAATGCACCAGTGTGATAAATGTCCGGAGCATTTACAACAAAACGTCGAAGCGTTAATACAATCAGTCGGAGTGGATTCAAATAGTGTCTTAGCGTGTTTAACGTCATTAGTTGATGAACTTGATGTATTATTAAAACAAGAGAACTTACTTGATTAAACAAGAGAGTTACTCTTGTTTTTTTATTTCATGTTAACTTTGAATTTCAAAATAGTTGACGTAATAATAGAGATATGCTAAACTCTTTTTAATTCAAACTGTTTGAAATTCAAAACAAAGGAGAAAAAAGATGATTTTAAAGGAAGAGTTGTTAAGTATACTGGAGCAAAATCGTCATCAAGTTATGTCGGGGCAACTCTTAGCTAATCAATTAAATGTCAGTCGCACAGCAATTTGGAAATGCATCACGGCATTAAAAGAGGATGGCTATGAGATTAATACGATTCAAAATAAAGGGTATCAACTTCATAAATCTTGTGATGTACTATCCGTTGCCGGTATTAAAAGTCATTTAAAGTCATGCTACCAATCTAACGATATATTCTTACACCAAATCATTCCGTCAACGAATGAAGAAGCGAAACGATTGCTCACACTGGGAGTTAAGCATCAGACGGTGGTCTTAGCTGAGGGGCAAAGTGCAGGAAAAGGTCGCTTTGGTCGTGCTTTTTATTCACCAGCGCGAAGTGGAATTTACATGACGCTCATTTTACATCCTAATTTACAGCTTAAAAGTTCAGTCTTGCTCAGCACAGCCGTATCAGTTGCGATTTGTCGGGCGATTGAAGTGGTTTGTGGGATACAAACACAGATTAAATGGGTAAATGATATTTATTTGAATGAAAAGAAAGTAGGAGGAATTTTAACGGAGGCAGTCACCGATTTTGAAAGTGGAAGGGTTGAAAGTGTCATGATTGGCATTGGATTAAATGTCTCGACCGACATCTTTCCAAAAGAACTAGAAGAGATTGCAACATCGATTAAGCCTAAATTGGGAACGCGCAATCAATTGGTGGCTGAAATTTTAAATCAAGTATTTAAGATTTGTGAAAATTTAGAGTCAGCTAACTTTTTAGAAGAATATAAGGAAAGATCCACCGTTTTAGGAGAAGACATTTACTTTATCCAAAATGGAGTTAAACAAGTTGGGAAAGCGATTGAAATAGACCATGAAGGAGCCTTAATGGTGAAATTGCCTGACTCAACTATCATTCGACTGAATTCTGGGGAAATCACCATTCGTAAGAGTGGAATCGGAATTGAATCTTTTGAAAAGGTAGGAATTCAAATCGACTCATGAGACTTTTTAGAATTAAAAATTAAAGGATTAATCCAAAAAGAAGGAGCTTAAAAATGAAAACACACGATTTAACTAAAATGGCCATTTGTATCACCTTATTATGTATTTCATCTTATGTCTCATTTCCATTACCATTGTCGCCTGTTATGATTACAACACAGACGATTATCATTAATTTAATTGCGCTAATTTTAACGCCAAAGCAAGCCTTTGTCACTGTGTCGTTATATATCATAATGGGGTTGATTGGCTTGCCTGTTTTTTCAGGAGGAGCTTCAGGTCTTGCTAAAATTTTAAGTCCAACGGGAGGCTTTATTATGGGATTTTTAATCGCAGCTCCACTCATGAGTTATGTAAAAGGAGAATGCGTCCATTTAAAATCAGCGTTATGCATTACAATCTTAATTGGAATGCCGATTATTTATTTATTTGGAACGTATTGGATGAGTTTAAATCAAGGAATCGGTATTTATGATGCGTTTAAAGTGTCTGTTATCCCATTTGTTTTAGGTGATGTAGTCAAATGTGTGATTGCCTCTTTAGTAGCGGTTAGACTCACTAAAAGGGTTAATCAATCCGTTTTTAGAGGGCAGCTTGTGAATGAATAATGTGGTGGATTTAGAATCTTTATTTGGATTTAAACTTGATTTGATAGAAGAGGAAGAATGTCACTTTATGACCTGAAAATTAAAAAGTGAAGTCACGAATTTCGAGACTTCACTTTTTATGATGAAGTTGTTTATCCTAAGGCAACATCCATGACCATCATCACCATAAATCCTAAGATGACACCGATAGCGGCTAAGTTTTTATTGTCTCTTGCACTTTCTGGAATCAATTCAGAAGACACGACTGAAATCATAGCACCAGCTGCGAAAGCTAATAAAAAAGGAAGTAAGCTACGAACACTAATAGCTGCCAAGGCTCCAATCACACCTGCCACAGGTTCAACTAATCCAGAAGCTTGTCCAGAAAGGAATGATTTCCATCGACTATACCCTTCTCGACGTAAAGGTAGTGAAACGGCAGCCCCTTCAGGAAAGTTTTGAAGTCCGATTCCAATAGCGAGTAAAATAGCAGAAATTAAAGTGGCTCCTTCAATTCCCGCGACAACACCACCAAATGCAACCCCGACAGCTAATCCTTCGGGAATATTATGTATCGTAACTGCTGACACGAGCAGTAAACTGCGTTTTAAAGAATTTTTACCTTCGGCATCTCTCCACTGATTAAAGTAGAAGTGATCCATTAGTTTTTCAGATAAGACAACAAATAAACCGCCAGCTAAAAATCCAAGTGCTGGAGTAAACCAGACGAAATGTGAACCTAAATCTTCCGCTAACTCGAGTGCTGGATTTAATAATGACCAGAAACTGGCGGCAATCATAACGCCTGCTCCAAATCCGAGCATCCCATCAAGTAATCTTTTATTAATGTTCTTAAAGAAAAGAACGACGGCAGCTCCTAGAGCAGTTACTCCCCAAGTAAAAATTGTCGCAAGTAATGCTTGAATTACTGGAGAGAGGCTAGCAAACCATTCCATTTTAAAAATCCTCTCCTTTTTGTCTGTTTATACATTGTCAGTATATTCTAACCTTAGAAATGTGTGCCTGCCTAAAGATGAAGATAAGGAGCTCATTCTCAAATTTGGAAAATATTTAAGCTAGATAACAGTGAATTTTTTTTATATAATAGGATTGTTAGAAATGGAATGTCAAATCAGACAAGTGCTGATTGGCAGACCATTTTAATGATCTCATGTTGGCGCATGAGATTTTTTTATGGGGTTTAATGAACTTTGTTTTTCGCATGAAGAAATCATTGGAGTGCAATTGAAATTCGAAACAATCTAAAATGGAGCGCTGAGGGCGTTCCTTTTTTAATGGATAATTACTGTTGTGCCATCGGGAATCGTCTCATAAATCCATTTTGCATTCGATGGATTTAAACGGATACAACCATGACTTAAAGCTTGTCCGAGTCTTCCATCAATGATATAGCTGCCTGTTGGATCGTATAAAACGGAATGATAGTAATAACCTTCGGCAAAACGTGTGGCATCTTTAACCGTATAACGGTTTGTTCCAAAAGAGGGTTTTCGTCCAATGATTGAAAACGTTCCGCTAATCGTAGGTGTACGAGGAGCGCCAATCGTTGATTTCCATTTGAAAAGTTGGGTCCAAATGTCGTTTTCTTTTTTAAACACATACGTCTCGCGATGCTTCAAATCAGTCGTTAACAAATAATCAGTGGGGCTTTGAATATCATTATCATTCACAAATTTTAACATATCAGTTGAAAACTCAGCTTGTTTCGTTAAATCAGGTTTTTGACCATCATCAGATAGATAAGTATTAAACACATAACCAAATTCATCGTTGTAAACGACATAACTCCAGTTTCCCTCTGTTGCTAAAACTTCAATACGTGATTGTTTGGGAATAAGGGTTAGTACATTAGAAGTGGTTGATGGCGCTTCTCGTAAATTTAAGTTGCTATAAGGGGACATTGTTTTTGACACATAATCACGACTGACATACCCTCTCGTCCCTTGATAATTCACTTCTAACCATTCATCATCCGTATCCGTCACTTCGATTTTTGAATACTTCGGAATCATCAAAAGGATTGGGGCTGAGGTTGATTTACCCCTTCGAAGATTTAAGTTACTGGTTGTATATTTGATTTGAATCGTACGCACTTGGAAATTGATAATTTGCAATTGTATCCATCCTTTCAAAGTTAGTCTACTCATAGCCTATGTGAAGATTAAATAATCAGTTCATGATATAATGTGAAAAAATGGAGGGATGGATTTGCAAACAGAAGGAGTATTTACAATCGTAGTAAACAAGAAGCAGGAGGTATTATTAGTCAAACGAAAAGATTTACCGATTTGGGATTTACCAGGAGGTAGAGTGGATGAAAGGGAATTATTAGAAGAGGCGGCCAAACGTGAGGTGCGTGAAGAAACTGGATACGAGGTGGAGATTGTTGACAAAGTGGGTGTTTATGATCGACCATCATTTCATGATGTGCAACATATCTACACAGGCATTGTAACGGGAGGCTGAGGAATTGAAAACGGTCCTGAAACGGCTAAACTCAAATTTTTTAATCCCAAATGTCTGCCGCTTTTGATGGTGCCACACCGTAAAAAACAAATTAGAGATTATCAAAAAAATAAACGTCACCTTAAAGAAATATTAGAAGATTCTTGGTTATTTTTGAAGTTGTTTCACTAACAGTTAGTATAAGTTTGAGAGGGATGAAACAAGATAAGAAGAGTAATTTCATGAAAGTGAATGAAGAGAATGGAACAAAAAAATTTTAAAAAATTAATCTTAAGTGGCGTCTTATTTGTTGGACTGATTGCGATTACGTTTTACCTTTTATTTCGTAAGCAAAATCTAGGTGACTTATTTCAAACACTCAAACTTGTCAATTTGATGTGGGTGTTCATTGGGGTAGGATGTATGTTTATATATATGTGTCTAGATGCGTTAAATATCAAGCGAATCTTACATATTCTACATCAAGATATTTCCTATTTTAATTGCTTAAGGTATACTTTTTCAGGCTTTTTCTTTAGCTCAGTAACCCCTTCAGCATCTGGTGGTCAGCCGATGCAAATTTATTATATGTTTAAAGATCACATTGAAATCTCGCATTCTTCTTTAGCTTTATTGCTTAACTTTGCGAGCTTTCAACTCGTGACGATTACGGTGGCGATTATCTCCTTTTTAAGTGAGTATCGATTTTTAGGGGATATTGGAAGAACCCTAAAAATTTTATTAATGATTGGCGTTGGCGTAAATTCTTTTTTATTGGTTATCGTATTGATGGGGATTTTTTCAAAAACATGGTCTCTTAAAATCGTTGATTTTGTTTTAAGTCTTTTACAAAAGCTAAAGGTTAAACAAATTGAGTATTTGAGACAATTAGCATATGATCAAATTAAAAAGTATCAAGAAGGAGCTGTCTACATAAAGACACATCAAACACGCATGGGATCAGTTTTATTAACCACCTTTTTTCAAGTCATGGCCATGCATTCTGTGACGTATTGTGTGTATCGAGCGTTTGGCTTATCAGATTTTTCTTATCTCAAAGTGCTATCCCTTCAAGCCATTTTATATATAGCTGTGTCAGCCATTCCATTACCAGGTGCAGTTGGAGTGAGTGAAGGTGGGTTTGTCATGTTATTTGCGACCCTATTTCCGAAAATGTTAATTGATTCAGCCATGCTTTTAAGCCGAGGCATCAGTTTTTATTTATTTGTGGCGATTAGTGGATTAGTGGTGCTATTGGGTCACCTTCTAATAGCCAAACAGAATAAGAAAAAAGAAGGTTTAACTAGTTAACCTTTTTTTCTTTTATGAACGAGAAGAGGATAAATGGGGATAAAAGAAACTAGGTCTTTTCGTGAAGTAGTGTTACAATAGAGAAGTCTCATTGATTTTCGATAAGAAGAAATCGTTATCAGGAACTCATTCATTTCGCTTAAGGGACCGAAATAACCAAGTTTGAATCGTTATAGTTCGGTTATGAATTGTTTGGGTTATAGAACAGATTAAGAAAGTATAGAGGGATTTAAATGACAGCATTTAATGAGTTACAACTGAGTGAATCGATTTTGAAATCATTAACAGGACTTGGATATGAGCACGCGACAGAGGTACAGGCAAGTGTCATTCCAACTGTTTTAAATAAACAAGATTTGATTGTGCAATCTAAAACCGGAAGCGGGAAAACAGCAGCGTTTGGGATTCCGATATGTGAAATGTTAGATTGGGATGAGAATAAGCCTCAGGCGCTTATTTTAACGCCAACACGAGAATTAGCACTACAAATTAAAGAAGAGATTTCAAATATTGGCCGTTTCAAGCGAATCAAGGTAACGGCGGTTTATGGGAAGTCTCCATTTAAAGAGCAGGCTCGTGAATTAAAGCAAAAAACTCATATCGTCGTGGGAACACCAGGTCGTGTTCAAGACCATTTAGAACGTGGGACGTTGTCTCTTGATAAATTATCTTTATTCGTATTAGATGAAGCTGATGAAATGTTAAAGATGGGGTTCATTGAGGTCGTTGAAAATATTATGAATGAAGCACCTAGAAAACGTCAAACGATGTTATTTTCAGCCACAATGCCAGATCGCATTAAAAAATTAAGCCAGCATTATTTAACTCATCCACAAGAAATAAAGATTGAATCACCGACTTTAACAACAGATCTTGTTGAACATGCACTATATGAAGTTCGTGAACAAGAGAAGGTAAAATTATTACAAGATTTATTAATGGTTGAAAATCCAGAGCGTTGTATGATTTTCTGTTCAACGAAAGAAGCGGTTGATGCCCTGTATCGTAATTTATCTCAAAAAGGCTATCCAATTGAACGTTTGCACGGAGGACTGGATCAGAAAGAACGTTTTGAAACGATGAAAAACTTCAAAATTGGTCGTTTTGCCTACTTAGTCTCAACCGATGTCGCAGCTCGTGGGATTGATGTATCAGGGGTTAGTCATGTGATTAACTATGATCTCCCACCGGAAAAAGATTCATTTGTTCACCGTATTGGTCGTGCCGGTCGTGCCGGTCAAAAAGGTAAGGCAATCACATTTGCGACTCGATTTGACCAAAGATGGTTAGAAGAGATTCAAGCTTATATTGGGTTTGAGTTACCGATTTGTGAACGTCCAAGTGAGGATGTGACGCAACAAGCGAAAGATGGGTTTATGAAAAAATTAAATTCACGTCCGACCTTACGTCATGAAAAAACGGCAGATGTAAACCGTGAAATTATGAAGTTATATATCAATGGTGGTAAGAAAAAGAAATTACGTGCGATTGATTTTGTGGGCGCAATTACGTCAGTTGATGGAGTAAGTGGCGAGGATATTGGAATTATTGATATTCAGGATAATGTCACGTATGTTGATATTTTAAATGGCAAAGGATGGACTGTTATTCGCGGTCTAAAAGATAAAACCATTAAAGGGAAAAAATTACGCGTTCAAAAAGCATATGAATAATGAAAAGGAGTTTGTTCTTTAGGGAACAAGCTCTTTTTTTGAAAGTAAATTCAGAAAAAAAAGTAATATTTTTATTATGAAAAGGCATTGTTTTCAACAAACAAAATGAATGGTAAAAATAAAGCGCAAAAACCGTTGCAACAAAAGATTTGGAAAAAAACTTGAGCTTAGAATCAAAAGGTAATTGAAATTTATGAGTGTATCAATTAATAAATTAAAAATATCACAAAAAAAAAGAAGAATGTGATAAAAATCACAGTTTTTTTAAAAACTTGATGGTAGAATGAAAAAAGTAATGAGCTAAAAGCTAGATAGCTCTCATCAAAATTAGTCATATAAATGGTTGTAAATGGTTAAACTGTTAAAGAAGGATAATTTAAAACCTAAAGGAGATGTCGATGACAAAAGTAATTAATGTGATGGGTCAAGGTTCGAATGTTGGAAAAACAGACTTGATGGAAGGACTCATTCAAGAGCTTAAAACGCGAGGATTAAGTGTTGCAACCGTGAAACACGATGTACATGGTTTTGATATCGATCATAAAGGTAAAGATACTTACCGTCATCGTGAAGCGGGCGCAGAAACGGTTATTATCTCTTCAAAAAAGAGATTTGCAATGATTAAAGAAGTAGAAGAAGAAATAAAGTTAAACGATATTTTGAAGTTATTAAAAGATAAAGATATTATTTTGGTTGAAGGCTATAAAAAAAGTCCTTTAAGAAAAATTGAAGTCTATCGTGAAGGATTTAGTGAAGGGATTCTAACACCGGAACATTTATTGATTGCGATTGCTTCTAAAACAGAGGTTTTAAGTGAATCTCATTTAGTGATTGATAAAGAAGATTATAAGTCGTTAGCAGATTTAATACTGCAAGAAAAAGAATTTGAATTTGAAGAATAATTGAATAATTTTCTTGAGTATAAAAGGTCCTAAGGAAGTAAAATCTAAGGCATTTATACCTGAATCTAACAAAAGATTCACAGGGTGATACTTGAAAAAGTATGATCTCCACGTTTTGGGAAGGAAAATCAGTAGAGTTTATATAGATTTATATAAGCTTATTGCTCATGCCCAAAAATGGGTGGATGTAATAAGCTTTTTTTGTTGTCAAAAGTAGAGGTGATGGAGATGAAATCATTTATAAGTTTAGAAGAGGCCTTAACCATTATGGATCAAAATATTCTGTCACTTCAAAGTGAAACTGTGGAGTTGCTTGAGAGTGTCGGTAGGATTTGTAGTCAATCGATTTTCTCAGGTATTAATAATCCACCGTTTGATAAGTCGGCCATGGATGGTTATGCAGTTCGAGTTGAAGACTTAAATGAAGTTCCTAAAAAACTAGACATTATAACGACCGTCTTTGCAGGGACAAATAGTGAAGAAGAAGTTCGACCAGGGACCGCCATCAAAATCATGACGGGTGCAAAGATTCCTAAAGGTGCAAATGCCGTGGTGAAAGTTGAAGAGACAACGTGCGAGTCAAATCAGGTCACGATTTTGAAAAAAGCCACTCCTCAGCAATTTATCTGCCCAATAGGAGAAGATATTGAAATTGGGACGTTATTAGTCGAAGCAAAAAAAACATTAAATTATGCGGATATTGGGATTTTAGCGAGTGCAGGTATTCATGAGGTTCAAGTGTATAAAAAACCACGAGTGGCCTTTATTAGTACCGGAGATGAAGTCATGGATGTCAATCAACCGTTAAAAGAAGCTAAAATTTATAATAGTAATAAGTATGCACTCATCGCAAGATTAAAAGAAATGGGATATGACATCACCTATATCGACCATGAATTTGATTCAGAGATTGAAATTGCAAAGAAGTTAAAGCAAGCTGCAGAAGTTTCAGATTTAGTGATCACAACAGGTGGAGCGTCTGTTGGTGAGAAAGATTTAATTAAAGAAGCGATTGAGGCGCTAGGTGGAGAGAAGTTATTTTGGAAAATTCTCATTAAACCTGGATCGGCCATGCTAGCGAGTCTTTATGAAGGAAAACCAATCATTAGTTTATCAGGAAATCCAACAGCAGCGCTCACGACTTTTGAATTAATGGTCAAACCGACGCTTGAAAAATTGAGTGGACAGGTCAAAATAGAATTAAAAAGAGAACAAGCTATTTTACAATCTGATTTTACGAAGTCTTCACCACAAAGACGTTTCGTTCGAGGATTTTTTGAAGCGACACAAGAAGGACAACGTGTGTTTGTGACACAAGTGAAAAGTGGGAATAGCATTCTAAGTTCTGCCCTTCATTCTAATTGTTTAATAGAATTTGAAGCTAATCAAGAACCATTAAAAGCAGGATCGATTGTGACAATCATTAAATTATAAAAGAGGTGGCAGCATTGATTTCAAAAACACTAGCTATTTTAGCAGGTGGAAAAAGTAGCCGTATGAATTATCAGAATAAAGCGTTCATTGCATATAAAGAAAAGCAGTTTATCGAGCATATCATCGAGGCAGGGCGTGATTTTGAAGAGATGATCATTGTGACAAATCAACCAGAAGATTATCAAAAATATAACCTTAAGACAATTTCCGACATTTTCCCGGGAAATGGTCCATTATCCGGCATTCATGTTGCCTTAAAGGCAGCAAAAAATGAAGAAGTGCTATGTATCGCATGTGATATGCCCCTGACAAGTCGAGAGGTGCTTTATTACTTAGGAGAATATGTAACGGATGCTGATGTTTTAGTAC is a window of Turicibacter sanguinis DNA encoding:
- a CDS encoding lysylphosphatidylglycerol synthase transmembrane domain-containing protein — translated: MEQKNFKKLILSGVLFVGLIAITFYLLFRKQNLGDLFQTLKLVNLMWVFIGVGCMFIYMCLDALNIKRILHILHQDISYFNCLRYTFSGFFFSSVTPSASGGQPMQIYYMFKDHIEISHSSLALLLNFASFQLVTITVAIISFLSEYRFLGDIGRTLKILLMIGVGVNSFLLVIVLMGIFSKTWSLKIVDFVLSLLQKLKVKQIEYLRQLAYDQIKKYQEGAVYIKTHQTRMGSVLLTTFFQVMAMHSVTYCVYRAFGLSDFSYLKVLSLQAILYIAVSAIPLPGAVGVSEGGFVMLFATLFPKMLIDSAMLLSRGISFYLFVAISGLVVLLGHLLIAKQNKKKEGLTS
- a CDS encoding biotin--[acetyl-CoA-carboxylase] ligase; this encodes MILKEELLSILEQNRHQVMSGQLLANQLNVSRTAIWKCITALKEDGYEINTIQNKGYQLHKSCDVLSVAGIKSHLKSCYQSNDIFLHQIIPSTNEEAKRLLTLGVKHQTVVLAEGQSAGKGRFGRAFYSPARSGIYMTLILHPNLQLKSSVLLSTAVSVAICRAIEVVCGIQTQIKWVNDIYLNEKKVGGILTEAVTDFESGRVESVMIGIGLNVSTDIFPKELEEIATSIKPKLGTRNQLVAEILNQVFKICENLESANFLEEYKERSTVLGEDIYFIQNGVKQVGKAIEIDHEGALMVKLPDSTIIRLNSGEITIRKSGIGIESFEKVGIQIDS
- a CDS encoding ROK family protein, which encodes MNQVNTTMTVKRINTELVRATLKRLKSATKPEVAKATGLSVMTCGTILNELLATGEVLEQQVDPSSGGRPAIRYEYQANYAQIVCLYARTEGNEHFISYQVCNLLGECLEENTIYYDEITYDVYEQQLERLKDVYPAIKVAGIGVQGVVHEGVIGVCDIKRLEKVDIVSKLEDKLKIDIVAQNDMNLITYGYYQKQEDESPKNIAYVYFPDGNYMGAGLIVNGQVVKGETNFSGELSFLPLGILRSEQLEQFKQPDTMVKLAAKSIASLIAIINPAVIVLAGRCVKEEDLKRIESEVKTMIPGVHMPTLKYRHDIHADYMNGLKTLTLEQLSYPFKFEKKTF
- a CDS encoding ZIP family metal transporter, coding for MEWFASLSPVIQALLATIFTWGVTALGAAVVLFFKNINKRLLDGMLGFGAGVMIAASFWSLLNPALELAEDLGSHFVWFTPALGFLAGGLFVVLSEKLMDHFYFNQWRDAEGKNSLKRSLLLVSAVTIHNIPEGLAVGVAFGGVVAGIEGATLISAILLAIGIGLQNFPEGAAVSLPLRREGYSRWKSFLSGQASGLVEPVAGVIGALAAISVRSLLPFLLAFAAGAMISVVSSELIPESARDNKNLAAIGVILGFMVMMVMDVALG
- a CDS encoding DUF4037 domain-containing protein — its product is MEGIIKQLIEEYRKLEEVEAITIAGSRAANRSDEQSDIDIDLFITAPISVEKRRNIATKFSSNMEIDNRFFGTGDEFFLKDYPIEIDVCLFDWQDIVSGLKRVMEDYQASTGYTTCFVHNVVNAQIVFDRHGEFSKTQEKYKTSYPKTLKQNIIRMNYPILRQCFSSYEAQIKKAITRGDLNSVNHRVTAFLASYYDILFAVNEMFHPGEKRLLHILMHQCDKCPEHLQQNVEALIQSVGVDSNSVLACLTSLVDELDVLLKQENLLD
- a CDS encoding sugar O-acetyltransferase — encoded protein: MMTEKERMLSGKPYLAFEDTLLEERQRAKGLVYEINTLHPFKLDERRTLLKELLGKTGENFFVEPPFRCDYGYNIEIGENFYSNYNCTILDCAKVTIGNNVLFAPNVSLFTAGHPIDATLRAQEYEYAFPITIGNDVWIGGNTVINPGVTIGSNVVIGSGSVITKDIPSNCIAAGNPCRVIRDITEEDKQYYYKKLKFDR
- a CDS encoding NUDIX hydrolase; amino-acid sequence: MDLQTEGVFTIVVNKKQEVLLVKRKDLPIWDLPGGRVDERELLEEAAKREVREETGYEVEIVDKVGVYDRPSFHDVQHIYTGIVTGG
- a CDS encoding biotin transporter BioY, with the translated sequence MKTHDLTKMAICITLLCISSYVSFPLPLSPVMITTQTIIINLIALILTPKQAFVTVSLYIIMGLIGLPVFSGGASGLAKILSPTGGFIMGFLIAAPLMSYVKGECVHLKSALCITILIGMPIIYLFGTYWMSLNQGIGIYDAFKVSVIPFVLGDVVKCVIASLVAVRLTKRVNQSVFRGQLVNE
- a CDS encoding L,D-transpeptidase family protein; the encoded protein is MQIINFQVRTIQIKYTTSNLNLRRGKSTSAPILLMIPKYSKIEVTDTDDEWLEVNYQGTRGYVSRDYVSKTMSPYSNLNLREAPSTTSNVLTLIPKQSRIEVLATEGNWSYVVYNDEFGYVFNTYLSDDGQKPDLTKQAEFSTDMLKFVNDNDIQSPTDYLLTTDLKHRETYVFKKENDIWTQLFKWKSTIGAPRTPTISGTFSIIGRKPSFGTNRYTVKDATRFAEGYYYHSVLYDPTGSYIIDGRLGQALSHGCIRLNPSNAKWIYETIPDGTTVIIH